The following coding sequences are from one Rhipicephalus microplus isolate Deutch F79 chromosome 3, USDA_Rmic, whole genome shotgun sequence window:
- the LOC119173715 gene encoding glutathione S-transferase Mu 4, producing the protein MAPTYGYWDLRGLGQPIRNLLVYKGVQFDDKRYKFGAAPDYDREEWLKEKFTLGLQFPNLPYYIDGDVKMTQSMAIIRYLARKHDLAGRNEKETQELDMLEQQARDLAWNLVMAVLSPTYPESRRKYEENMENVLRPWDELLQGKLWVLGDRLTYVDFLAYEALDWNYELNASVFQGFPILVAYLKRFEELPNIRQYFSSGKYSKYPMLGPMVKWGFKKH; encoded by the exons ATGGCGCCAACTTACGGATACTGGGACCTGCGCGGGCTTGGCCAGCCGATCCGCAACCTGCTCGTCTACAAGGGCGTGCAGTTCGACGACAAGCGTTACAAGTTCGGCGCCGCGCCCGACTACGACCGTGAAGAGTGGCTCAAGGAGAAGTTCACGCTGGGACTCCAATTCCCCAACCTGCCTTACTACATAGACGGTGACGTGAAGATGACGCAGAGCATGGCCATCATCCGTTACCTGGCCAGAAAGCATGACCTCGCGGGAAG GAACGAGAAAGAGACCCAAGAGCTGGACATGCTCGAACAGCAGGCGCGCGACCTCGCCTGGAACCTGGTGATGGCCGTGCTTTCGCCAACCTACCCCGAGTCTCGTCGCAAGTACGAGGAGAACATGGAGAACGTGCTGAGACCCTGGGACGAACTGCTGCAGGGGAAACTGTGGGTGCTGGGAGACCGGCTCACGTACGTCGACTTCCTGGCGTACGAGGCGCTCGACTGGAACTACGAGCTGAACGCCAGCGTGTTCCAAGGTTTCCCCATACTGGTCGCGTACCTGAAGCGCTTCGAGGAGCTGCCCAACATACGGCAGTACTTCTCGTCCGGAAAGTACAGCAAGTACCCAATGCTGGGGCCCATGGTCAAGTGGGGATTCAAGAAACACTAG